A window of Bombyx mori chromosome 2, ASM3026992v2 contains these coding sequences:
- the LOC101738418 gene encoding uncharacterized protein LOC101738418: protein MILYQNFEIIVSLLFYFVVKIVCSLKGYKVKSMHYKRKAALTSIPEDQENEDDNLHKKWVPKKKHEVLKAKYKCLKKLFQIYDASVIGILPEATQEEETIRKKRSFRTKTDACAGTAETTNGDELIEADKESVATAVMRDLKMTQCSLVNFDSKSTIPKIDKCTTRSVDNIVLDKEYVPHTEEPLRAVPYLIQEPRKPTRFQCFVQRLFGIRSDKLYANYVTPSGHIYAASDNNISHNYYEKRRRKGFQFRRLRRPKKIQSDGALRSARDPIILNFVQSVQRSCLMDTTARQCPIVGCKMMFYGIINYNDHLNLCHFADRKFVCHYCHEGFERERDKCVHENEHIGITKLGASKDCPTPESLKIASNTQTDPSLTQCDFPDEKLKKLVSFFDKIIDPEKVLTDIGKGRCSECNLDSNRSKTVTLDTTADCSDASDKKTVSCVNLPRRGAGRWSSLSSSEATSKSPFGAGAACQICGENFDCRRQLSLHVDLEHRVHDKFSKFHSCAGIINYRPRVNRIDVVSEDGKINVQTVSKRQSYVTSADTSLTAVSEASEDSVSCAPSASLDTRVLGQKNSPRKGPNYKWTPENQIVRS, encoded by the exons ATGATATTATATCAAAATTTCGAAATAATCGTTAGCTTGCTATTCTATTTCGTtgtcaaaattgtttgttcattAAAAGGATACAAAGTGAAATCGATGCATTACAAACGTAAAGCCGCTCTAACCAGTATTCCTGAGGATCAAGAGAACGAAGACGATAATTTGCACAAAAAATGGgtaccgaaaaaaaaacatgaagttTTAAAAGCCAAATACAAATGCTTGAAGAAGCTATTCCAAATTTATGACGCCAGCGTCATCGGGATCCTGCCTGAAGCTACACAAGAAGAAGAAACGATCAGGAAAAAGAGATCTTTTCGAACTAAAACCGACGCCTGCGCTGGCACAGCAGAGACGACAAACGGAGATGAATTAATCGAGGCAGACAAGGAATCTGTGGCCACAGCAGTGATGAGAGATCTAAAAATGACCCAATGCTCGCTGGTCAATTTCGATAGTAAATCGACTATTCCCAAAATCGATAAATGCACGACTCGCTCCGTCGATAATATCGTTCTAGATAAAGAATATGTTCCGCATACAGAAGAGCCACTGCGTGCTGTGCCTTATTTGATTCAAGAGCCACGGAAACCTACGCGCTTTCAGTGCTTCGTTCAAAGACTATTCGGAATTAGAAGCGACAAGCTATACGCGAATTACGTGACGCCCAGTGGCCATATCTACGCGGCGAGCGACAATAATATTTCTCACAATTACTACGAGAAGAGGCGGAGGAAAGGTTTTCAGTTTAGGAGATTGAGACGACCAAAGAAGATCCAGTCAGATGGCGCATTGAGGAGCGCTAGGGACCCGATCATATTGAATTTCGTGCAGTCTGTGCAGAGGAGTTGTCTGATGGACACAACTGCGAGACAGTGTCCAATAGTGGGATGCAAGATGATGTTTTATG GCATAATAAACTACAACGACCACCTAAACCTTTGCCACTTCGCCGATCGTAAATTCGTTTGTCATTACTGTCACGAAGGCTTTGAGCGGGAACGCGACAAATGCGTTCACGAGAATGAGCACATTGGCATCACGAAACTGGGCGCGTCGAAGGACTGCCCGACGCCTGAATCATTGAAAATCGCCAGCAACACCCAGACCGATCCGAGTTTGACGCAATGCGATTTTCCAGACGAGAAACTGAAGAAGCTAGTTTCGTTTTTCGACAAAATCATCGATCCCGAGAAAGTTTTGACGGACATCGGGAAGGGTCGTTGCTCTGAATGCAATCTCGACTCCAATCGTTCGAAAACGGTCACTTTGGACACGACCGCTGATTGTTCGGATGCGTCCGATAAGAAAACCGTGAGCTGCGTCAATCTGCCGCGACGAGGCGCTGGTCGTTGGTCGTCGTTGTCCAGCTCGGAGGCCACCTCCAAAAGCCCCTTTGGCGCGGGCGCCGCTTGTCAAATTTGCGGCGAAAACTTTGACTGCCG TCGTCAATTAAGCCTCCACGTGGACCTAGAGCATCGGGTCCACGATAAGTTTTCAAAGTTCCACAGTTGCGCAGGCATAATCAACTACAGGCCGAGAGTGAACCGCATCGACGTCGTCTCTGAGGACGGGAAAATTAACGTGCAGACTGTCAGCAAACGTCAGTCTTACGTCACTAGCGCTGACACGTCGCTGACGGCCGTCTCCGAAGCGTCCGAGGACTCTGTCAGCTGTGCGCCGTCTGCGAGTCTCGATACTCGAGTGCTTGGTCAAAAGAATTCACCGAGAAAAGGTCCCAATTACAAATGGACCCCGGAAAATCAAATCGTGCGTTCCTAG
- the LOC101738552 gene encoding mothers against decapentaplegic homolog 3 yields MFPLTPPVVKRLLGWKKGPEGSSAAEDKWSEKAVKSLVKKLKKSGALEELERAISSQNSHTKCVTIPRVKPNESGINGQYRKGLPHVVYCRLWRWPQLQSQHELKPVDHCEYAYQLKKDEVCINPYHYNKIDSPALPPILVRRCSEGEVRAPPPYADYHQPILHEHPDVAMQSGTGHSALYLEATLAQHVPGNTTVHVSSSTVETPPPGYISEDGDPMDHNDNMNLTRLSPSPGGLASEASPVLYHEPAFWCSISYYELNTRVGETFHASQPSITVDGFTDPSNSERFCLGLLSNVNRNEVVEQTRRHIGKGVRLYYIGGEVFAECLSDSSIFVQSPNCNQRYGWHPATVCKIPPGCNLKIFNNQEFAALLSQSVSQGFEAVFQLTRMCTIRMSFVKGWGAEYRRQTVTSTPCWIELHLNGPLQWLDRVLTQMGSPRLPCSSMS; encoded by the exons ATGTTCCCGTTAACTCCGCCGGTCGTGAAGCGATTGTTGGGCTGGAAAAAAGGACCCGAGGGATCGTCGGCCGCAGAAGATAAATGGTCCGAGAAGGCCGTAAAGAGtttggtaaaaaaattaaagaaaagcgGGGCTTTAGAAGAGTTAGAAAGGGCAATCTCGAGTCAGAACAGTCATACGAAATGCGTTACGATACCCAG GGTGAAGCCGAATGAGAGTGGCATCAACGGACAGTACAGGAAAGGCCTACCGCATGTGGTTTACTGCAGACTCTGGCGTTGGCCTCAGTTACAG AGCCAACATGAACTGAAGCCAGTGGACCATTGCGAGTATGCATACCAGCTGAAGAAGGACGAGGTGTGCATTAATCCCTATCATTACAACAAAATCGATTCGCCTG CTCTTCCCCCGATCCTGGTGCGTCGCTGTAGCGAGGGCGAGGTCCGCGCCCCTCCGCCCTACGCCGACTACCACCAGCCAATACTGCACGAGCACCCTGACGT TGCCATGCAGTCTGGTACAGGACACAGCGCACTGTATCTCGAGGCTACACTTGCACAACACGTGCCGGGCAACACAACTGTACACGT GAGCTCCTCAACAGTGGAGACTCCGCCCCCAGGCTACATCAGCGAAGATGGAGACCCGATGGACCACAATGACAACATGA ACCTCACACGTCTAAGTCCGTCACCTGGCGGCCTGGCGTCCGAGGCCTCGCCGGTGCTGTACCACGAGCCGGCGTTCTGGTGCAGCATCAGCTACTACGAGCTGAACACCAGGGTCGGGGAGACGTTCCACGCCTCGCAACCTTCCATCACGGTCGACGGATTCACCGACCCGAGCAATAGTGAGAG ATTTTGTCTCGGCCTGCTTTCGAACGTGAACAGGAACGAAGTCGTCGAGCAAACGCGCAGACACATCGGGAAAGGAGTCCGGCTGTATTATATAGGGG GTGAGGTCTTCGCGGAGTGCCTGAGCGACTCCTCGATATTCGTGCAGAGTCCGAACTGCAACCAGCGCTATGGCTGGCATCCGGCCACCGTTTGTAAAATACCACCag GTTGCAACTTGAAGATATTTAATAATCAAGAATTCGCGGCCCTCCTGTCGCAGTCGGTCTCGCAGGGGTTCGAAGCCGTCTTCCAGCTGACCAGGATGTGCACAATACGAATGAGCTTCGTCAAGGGGTGGGGGGCTGAATACAG acgGCAAACTGTAACTTCAACTCCGTGTTGGATCGAGCTGCATCTCAACGGTCCTCTGCAGTGGCTGGACAGAGTCCTCACACAGATGGGCTCTCCGCGTCTGCCGTGCTCCTCTATGTCCTAG